From Gemmatimonadota bacterium:
GGCGAGAAAACCGTGACCCCGGACTCGGTCACCCAGGGCGCCATCTCCATGTTCGTTGGCGCGGGATTGATGCCAAGGTGATCCTGATACCATTTCGCAAGTCCTTCCGGATCCTCTGCCCGAAAGAAGAACCCGCCGAATCCCTGAACTTTATGCACGCTTCGTACCCTCCTGGCAATGTGGGAAAGAACACCAGTAGATCAGGTTCACTCCACGTAAACAGCAATTCGGTGCATGGCATTGTTCAAATAGCCGTCGGGATTCCACGCGATGGCGTGGGGCTGACTAACGCCGCGCGAATCCGTCGCCCTGGCCCAGACTTCGAAATACCCCTCCTGCGGGAATGAAACCTCCGCCCGCCAGTTCTGCCAGGCGTAGGCGTTCACCGGATCATCCAGCGTTGCGGGCATCCAGGTCGCCCCGAAGTCGCTCGACAGGTCCACCGAGTCGACGCGCCCCTCGCCCGTCCAGGCATGACCGCGCACTTCAACCGAGCCTTCCGTTGTCCGGTGTCCCGTCGCGGGATGAGTGATCAGCGACTTCACCGGCATGCGCTCGATGATGCGGAATTCCTTTTCGTCCACGGTCTCTCCGGGCGCGATCCCCCGGTCTGGCAAGCGGTATGAGGTCCCGGTCATCTTGGGACCGTCGTGTACCTGGTCCCGAACCTCAACGCGGATGAGCCACTTCTGGGAACAGGAACCGGGCCAACCGGGGACGATCAGCCGCAGCGGGCCGCCGTTCATCGGGTGGATCGGCTGGCCGTTCTGGGCGAAGGCGACGAGATTGTGCGGGTCCGTGGCCTTGTCGATCGGAACCCCGCGGGAGATGGGAAGCCCGGCCGAAGCGCCGGACAGATGGGTATCGGCGCCGTAGTGGGCGGTGTAGACGGCATCGGGCCGTACACTGGCGGCTGCCAGGACGTCAGACAACCGCACGC
This genomic window contains:
- a CDS encoding VOC family protein codes for the protein MHKVQGFGGFFFRAEDPEGLAKWYQDHLGINPAPTNMEMAPWVTESGVTVFSP
- a CDS encoding sulfite oxidase; the encoded protein is MGDDPSIKRLNTLYREDPDEADRLLFGRRTYSDRRGFLKNAGLAAMGALVGAAIPFHRNIPAHFIPVALAAEGVIPGKDGLTVLNDRPMCAETPPHFLDDAITPTERHFVRNNGLMPEDLDASRWTLAIDGLVDHPLTLGLDDLGARFEVVTRALALECAGNGRAFFDPKTKGEQWTYGAVACSEWTGVRLSDVLAAASVRPDAVYTAHYGADTHLSGASAGLPISRGVPIDKATDPHNLVAFAQNGQPIHPMNGGPLRLIVPGWPGSCSQKWLIRVEVRDQVHDGPKMTGTSYRLPDRGIAPGETVDEKEFRIIERMPVKSLITHPATGHRTTEGSVEVRGHAWTGEGRVDSVDLSSDFGATWMPATLDDPVNAYAWQNWRAEVSFPQEGYFEVWARATDSRGVSQPHAIAWNPDGYLNNAMHRIAVYVE